TAGTAGATTTCGTGCATTCCCAAGATGCTTTAATCGGCATACAGTTGGCCCACGCAGGCAGAAAAGCGAGTTATCAATTACCTAAAGATGGTGCTAGAAAAATTGCCCCCGAGCTTGAAAACGGATGGCAAACAGTTTCTTCTTCGGCATTGCCTTTTAGGGAAGGGGAGCCTGCACCACTGGCAATGGATCTATCGGCAATCGAAAAAGTGAAAAATGATTACGCCATAGCTACACGTCGTGCCCAGGAAGCGGGATATGATGTAGTAGAAATCCACGCTGCCCACGGGTATCTCTTCCACCAATATTATTCGCCTTTGGCAAATGAAAGAACTGACGAATACGGTGGCAGTTTTGAAAATAGAATCCGCTTTTTATTGGAAGTCACCGAAATTGTTCGAAATGAATGGCCAGTGGAAAAACCATTGTTCGTTAGAATTTCAGCAACAGATTGGACTGAAGGTGGTTGGACTATTGAAGATTCTGTAAAACTTTCAGTTGAACTTAAAAAGTTGGGGGTAGATCTAATAGACACCTCTTCCGGCGGGAATGTTCCCAAAGCCACCATTCCCAGTGAGCCGAGCTACCAAGTGCCCTTCGCTGCCCAAATTAAAAAAGAAGCAAATATTTTGACAGGAGCTGTGGGGCAAATTACAACTGCAGCACAGTCCGAAGCAATTTTAAAGGAAGGAAAGGCAGATTTAATTCTGTATGCCCGCGAAAGTCTTCGTCAACCGTATTTTTCTCTTCACGCAGCCCGCGAATTAGGTGTAGATGTAAATTGGCCGTTGCAATACCAAAGAGCGAAAATTTAATTAAAACAGCATGCTAAACTTATAGCAATACAGTTTACCTAATTTTAGTTTTTTACGACAATCAGATTATCATAATTTTAAAATGAATAAAGAAGAAAATTTGAAACACACTCCTTTTTCCATACTTGATTTGGTTCCCGTAATGCAGGGAAGCACCCATAAAGTTGCTATGGAGAATAGCCTGGCGCTGGCACAGCATGCTGAAGATTTTGGTTATAAAAGATTTTGGATATCTGAACACCACAATGCAGAAAGTTTGGTTAGTTCTGCTACATCTTTGCTAATTGGTTATGTAGCACAAGGCACAAAAAGCATTCGCGTAGGATCGGGTGGTGTAATGTTACCAAACCATGCGCCTTTAGTAATTGCCGAACAATTTGGGACCCTGGCCACCCTTTACCCCAACCGAATAGATTTAGGCCTGGGTCGAGCTCCGGGAACTGATCAGCTTACTGCTCGTGCCTTAAGGCGTGATCGTCAGGAAACGGTAAATGATTTCCCTCAAGATGTGCAGGAACTGGAAAGATATTTTTCAAAAAACATTAATAAAAATGCTGTACGTGCCATTCCTGGCGAAGGATTGGAAGTGCCTTTATACCTTCTGGGATCTAGCACTTATAGCGCACAGCTCGCAGGGTCATTAGGGTTGCCTTATGCCTTTGCTAGCCATTTTGCACCTACACATTTACACGATGCACTACTCTTATATCATTCAAATTTTGAGGCATCAAAACAGCTCATCAAACCATATGCTATGGCTTGTGTAAATATTGTGGTTGCAGATACCGATGAGGAAGCTGAATACCTTGCAACGAGTATGAAACTTTTTATGCTCAACGTAATCCGTAATACACGCCAGCCACTTCCGCCACCGGTAAAAAGCATGGACGGACTCTGGAATTCAATGGAAGAAGCGCATATTTCACATATGATGCAGTATACCTTTATTGGAAGTAAGGAAACGGTGCAAAAAAAGATTCTTGCTTTTCTAACAGAAACTAGCGTTAATGAAATTATTGCCGTAGCACATATTTACGACCAAATAGCACGTTTACGATCGTTTGAACTTTTATCGCAAATTAATGCAAATATTGGGTCATGATATATTCTCCATTGGGAAAATCTCCATCAGGAAGGCGCTTACAACGTATCCAAAATTCGCCTAATTACGGCAACGGCGCATTTCAAAATATACACGAAACACCTCAGTTGGCAAAAGGATATAATTTTGGAAAAGTAATGTTCGATTTTCTTTTCAGAAAACCAAAAGGTCTAAAACCCCCAAAGCCCATTACTTTTTTAAAAACAGATTTACAAGCACTTCCGGTGGAAACCGATTTATTGGTGTGGTTTGGTCATTCTTCCTATTATCTGCAATTCAGCGGCAAACGCTTTTTGGTTGATCCCGTTTTCAGTAACAGCGCCTCGCCCATTCCACAAACCAACAAACCTTTCAAGGGGAGCAATCATTACGCAGTAGAAGACCTCCCTAATATCGATTACCTGCTTATTTCGCATGATCATTACGATCATTTGGATTACAAAACCATTAAAAGGCTTAAGCCAAAAGTGAAGCAAATCATTACTGGATTGGGCGTTGGATCACATTTTGAAGCTTGGGGTTATCCTGCTGAATCTGTTGTGGAACTAGATTGGAACGAAACCTTGGAGCTGGAAAATGATATTACCTTAAATACAACTTCGGCGCGCCATTTTTCTGGAAGGGGTTTTAAAAGAAACAATACCCTGTGGCTTTCCTTTATTCTTCAAACGGAAAATTACAATTTATTTCTGGGCGGCGATAGTGGCTATGATACCCATTTTAAGGAAATAGGAAATAAATTTGGTCCGTTCGATTTGGCGATTTTGGAGAACGGGCAGTACAATTTGGCATGGCATTATATTCACATGTTGCCAGAAGAAGTACTTCAAGCTGCACAAGATTTACGTGCAAAGCAATTGTTTCCGGTGCATTCAGCTAAGTTTGCATTAGCACTCCACGCTTGGGATGAACCTTTAAATAAAATATATGAATTAAATAAATCAATAAACTTTCCATTGGTAACGCCGTGCATTGGCGAGCCTGTCCAGCTAGATCACTTTCCACAACAATTTTCGCAATGGTGGAAAGACATTTAAGAAGGCAATTAGTTCATATTCGAATAATCCAACAATCTATAGTACCTTCGCAAAAAAAATAAAGAATGCTAAAAGCTGTACTTTTTGACATGGATGGTGTAATTGTGGACACTGAACCGCTGCACCGCAAAGCGTACTTCAAAATGTTTGAAGATATGAAGATTGACGTAAGTCAAGCAATGTATGATTCTTTTACGGGAAAGGCTACTTTGCCCATTTGTAGAACACTTTGCGAGCATTTCAGTCTTTCAGAAAGTCCAGAACATTTAGTTGCAACAAAAAGAAAACACTTCAAATATCTTTTTGAAAACGATAGCGATCTTGCACTGTTGGATGGTGTTCACCACTTGATAAAAGATTATTACAGTAACGGACTCACATTGGTTTTGGCATCTTCTGCCTCCATGCCAAACATCAACCGTATTTTTGAGCGCTTCGATCTTGATAAATATTTCAAGGCAAAAATTAGCGGTGCCGATTTAAAAGCCTCTAAACCCCATCCCGAGATTTTTATAAAAGCTGCCGAGCTTGCTGAGGAACATACAGACCATTGTATGGTGATTGAGGATTCCACCAATGGAATTGCCGCTGCCAAAGCTGCAAATATTTATTGCGTTGGTTTCAAAAGTCCGCATTCAGTCAATCAAGATTATAGCAAAGCGGATAGGGTGATTACGAGTTTTTCTGATATCTTATTCTCAAAACTTAAAGTTACTTTATAAAAGTACATATTTCTTCTCGTTTGAAGGCACAGTAAATAGAGGATGTTTTCCTTGGAAATCTGGGGTATGTTTTTTTATTTTTTTGAATAAAAAACAATATCTTGTAGTACCTTGATGTTTAAAACTTAACATACAAAAAATGTCACTTTGAGCCCAAAACGAATCCTTCTGAAGTTTTTCTCTACCCGAGCGGCAGGAGTATATTTTATATTATTTGCCGCTACCATAGCAATTGCCACCTTTATAGAAAATGATTTTGGGACCAGTGCCGCCCAAAAGGTAATCTTTAAATCTTGGTGGTTTGAACTGCTCCTTCTATTATTTGGCCTTACCATCCTTGTAAACATCTTTAAATTCCGTATGGTGCAGCAGCGAAAATGGGCTGTATTAATGTTTCACGCTTCCATAATCATAATATTGATTGGGGCAGGAGTAACCCGTTATTTTGGGTTTGAGGGAGTGATGCATATTCGTGAGAATGAAACTGCCAACACCTTTCTTTCATCAGATACCTATTTAAAGTTTGAGGTTCAAAAAAATGGCATTACCTATAATTTTGACGAACCCGTTTTGTTCGCCTCCCTTGGCAATAATCATTTTAAGGAATCATATCTCATAGAAGATGACTTGATAACGGTTGAGGTAAAAGAGTTTATCCCTAACCCCCAACAACAAATGGAGCCTAGTAGTTTGGAAGGCAAGCCAATTATAAAGCTTGTTATTGCTGGGGCAAATGGGAGGGAAGAATATTATCTTGAAAAAGACCAAACGCGACGCATTGGAGCTCTTCTTTACAACTTTAGCGACCAGCCCCAAACCGGTGCCATCAATATTAAATATGAAAATAACGAAATTTTTCTCCTCACCAATCGTATCCTTACCCAAACGGTTATGGCCACCCAACAAAAAGATACGCTTGTCCCTAGCGGAGAATATAAGCCCTTAGTTTTACGAGCGTTGTACTCAGATGGGGTGAATAATTTCGTATTTCCAGAATTCAATCCAAGTGCCAAAACATTTATCAAATCTTCTGATGCGAAAGTTAAAAACGAAAGCAATACGGCGGTGGTCATGGATATTACCGTAAATGGGGAGTCCAAGGAAACGTATCTTTATGGGAACAAAGGTTTTCCGGGGAATCCATCAAATCTTTCATTTAAAGATTTGAATATTTCAGTTTCCTATGGCTCCAAAGAAATAAAAGTTCCGTTCTCGGTAAAACTGAACGATTTTATTATTGATAAATATCCCGGAACCAATAGCGCCTCTTCCTATGCAAGCGAAGTAACTGTCTTGGATCCCGAGGAAAATGTGAATATGGATTACCGTATTTATATGAACAATATTTTAGACTATGGCGGATACCGATTTTTTCAATCGTCGTTTGACAGAGATGAAAAAGGAACATATCTAAGCGTAAACAGCGATTGGTGGGGAACCATTATTTCGTATATAGGGTATGCCCTTTTAACCTTGGGGATGATCTTGACCCTCTTTAGCAAAAACACCCGTTTTTATAGCCTAATCCAAAAAATAAAGGCCCTAAGGGCCAAAAGCGGAACATTTTCCGTTCTTATGGCCCTCTTTTTCTGTTCGGTAATTAATGCACAGAATGATGCCCATATTAAAAATGCTATATCCAAAGAGCATGCAGAGGCTTTCAGCACAGTGGTAGTGCAGGACTTTAAAGGAAGAATGAAACCTATGCACACCCTCTCCCGCGAAATACTTCGGAAAATATCGCGCAAGGAGAGTTGGGACGGCCTAAATGCAGACCAAGTACTGCTCAGTATGTTTATAAACAAACAGGATTGGTACGGAGTGCCATTGGTTAAATTGGGCAAACATGAAGATATCCAAAAACTCTTGGGAGTTAATGGGGAATATGCATCTTACAAGGATTTTTTTGATGCCGAGGGCAAATATAAACTGCAGGAGGAAGTGAGGCGCATTTACGGTCTTGAGCCTATAGACCGGGGGGTGTATGCCAAGGAGATGCTGAAGATAGATGAGCGCCTTAATATATTGAGCATGGTTTTTTCCGGGAGCTTGCTCAAAATAATTCCTAGACCTAACGATCCAAATAATACTTGGGAAGGATACAGCAGTCATAACCATGACGATGGCCACAACCATAGCACCATTGCAAATAACTTTTTTAATTCATATGGTAGTGAGCTACAAAAGGCGACTAAAACGAAAGACTATAGTCACGCTGGGCATTTATTAGCTGAACTAAAAGGATACCAAATTGCAAAGGGCGGTGCAGTAATGCCTTCGGAATCTAAAATACACACTGAAATTTTGTTAAACAAAATGGACGTCTTTACACGCTTGGCAGGACTTTACATGCTTTTGGGAGTAGCGCTATTGTTCTTTTTGTTTGTGTCGGTATTTAAACCGGGATGGCATTTAAAAAAGGTATATTATATCCTTTTTTCTTTTGTCGCAATTGGATTTGTATTGCATACCATAGGGCTTGGAATGCGCTGGTATGTATCCGGTAGGGCACCTTGGAGCAACGGCTATGAATCTATGATCTATATTGCTTGGACCACAACTTTGGCGGGTATACTTTTTACCCGGAAATCCTTTGGGGGCTTAGCGGCAACCATGGTATTGGCGGGTACCATCCTTTTTGTTGCTACTTTGAGCTTTTTAGATCCGGAAATCACCCCTTTGGTGCCTGTGTTGAAATCTTATTGGTTAACAATTCACGTATCCCTGGAAGCGGGCAGTTATGGCTTTTTAATGTTAGGGGCAATTATTGGCTTGATAAACCTAATCTTGATGATTTTTATTTCTGATAAAAATAAGGGCCGTGTTAAAAGAATTATTCAAGAAATGAGCTATATAAGCGAGCTCACACTTATTGGCGGGTTATTTATGGTAAGTATCGGCACCTATTTGGGCGGGGTTTGGGCAAACGAATCATGGGGTCGCTATTGGGGTTGGGATGCCAAGGAAACTTGGGCCCTGGTAACCGTACTCGTATATGCTTTTATTCTGCATATGCGATTAATCCCAAAATTGCGTGGGCTTTTTGCCTATAATGTGGCAACTATATTTGGATTGGCCTCGGTGATTATGACCTATTACGGGGTAAATTATTACCTCTCCGGGCTGCACTCCTATGCAACGGGCGATCCGGTTCCAATACCTAATTGGGTATATATAGCGGTAGCCTGCATAATTATAATAAGTGTGTTAGCGTATTTGAGAAAACGAAAGTTTGAAATCCTCTCGTAGCTTACTGATCCAGAATAACTCCCTTTTCCAGAATTAAATTGTAACGATAGCCCGCACCAAAATCTCGGTTTAAGCCTACTTCCGCACGAACGGTAATTGTTTTTCCTTCGGGAACAAAGGTGCTTGAAGTGACTACAAGATCAAAATCATTTTTGCTGCCATCCTGAAGATGGAGCCAGTTACGTTCCATAATATTAGGATTTACTTTTACCACCTTTCCGGTTATTTGAACAGTCTTTCCTTGATACGCTGAAGGATTGGCAACCAATTCTGAAATTTTTATGGAGCCTTTGTGCTGTTTGATATCCTCGGTATGGGTAGCAATAGTTTCCTTTTGGCTTTCCTCTGTTTTTGTAAAAAACCCTTCTGTAAAGTCTGTTGTTAAGTTTCCGGTATTGCCGCCGTGTTCCTTAGGTACAAATTTCGAAACAAGATAGATGGTATCAAAAACCCGATTGTATTCCTTACTTTCAAAATTGGTTTTTAGCAAGCCATCCCGATAGAAATAGGTTTCCCCAACATTCACTTGCTGTTTGCCCGTTGCGATCCAATACTGTTTTCCCCCTTCGGTTACGTTTAGGTAAATATATTTTTCTGTGGGAAGTATTTTGGATATCACCACTGTGTGCAGATTTTCTGTAAAGCCACCGGACTTCTGAGGGTTTTCAACGGTTGCATTGCCTTCTTCGGAAAAAATCCCGCTATCGTATTTTTGGGAAGAGGTTTCAGTTGAAGTAATCACTTTTGGTCCATTGTTGCAGGCCGCAAAAAACATAGCAATAATTCCGAGGCTTAAGGCTTTATAAAATTTCATCTGTTTTTGTTTATTTTTTCTTTCTACTATCAAATCTTTTGGTAAGCTGGGTGTAAAAGCGGTAGCTGTTTTCATCATCAAACTGCGACATTTCGCCTGATATATTGAAATGCCAACTTGTGGAAATACGGTACATTAATGCCATTCCATAGTAGTTTTGTTTGTATTGTGTAAGTTGATTCTCGTAATCATAATCTGCCATTCGGTAATAAAAATCTGCGTTGAGTTTGTTTTTTACCAAATCTCTGGAATGTCTTACTGAAAATATACTGCTTTTTAAATATCGGGATGTATTCATATTATATGATGCATTCAATCTACCGCCAACCGCTGGGATTTTTGTTAGGGTAATATACCCATAAATATTGTCTGATTTGTTTTGTTCCCCAGTTTGAAATCGGGTGCTATAACTAGCTCCCATCCAGATAATCTTTGCGGGTCGTACATTTAAACGTATCCTGATTCCCTGTCTGGCCAAGTCATCATCTAGTATCTGTTCAATTTCAGTTTGAAAGGTTTCATAATAAATGATCTGTTTTCTGGAATCGTAAGATACCATTAAGTTGGCCGCCCTGCTAAAGCGGTATCTTGCCGATAGATAAAGGTTGGTTAAGCGGGTTTCACTGCCCGAATTGCTAAATATATCCATTTCTGCAGACCCGAAAAGATTAAAAACCTTGGCAATGGTACTGGCGTGTTGGAAAAATATATACCGCCTGTCTGTATTTCCCGCATTGGTTTGTTCCATTGCGCCCACGGTGGTGGTGCCGTAATAATCTTCTGTGTTGCCTTCAATCCCCAAATAACCCCCATACTGAAGTAAATCTGAATTAAACCCATAGTCGAAAAAATCCGGACGGAAACCGCCCACGGCGCCCACATAAAAGTTGCCGAAGTACTTTTCAATTTGTAACCCGTCATTTGCTCCAAAAGTTGAGGCTTTAGGATTTATTTTTCTTCCAAGCGTAACGGAAAGTGTAGGCGTGGCATCATATCTTGCATTGAGGTTATAGACGTTAAAAATACTGGTTCGGCCCCTATAATTCTCTGGAACCGATACATTGTTGCGATAGGCGAGATATGTTTCTATTGAAAATTTCCCATCGTTAATATGGTTAGCGTTTAGTGAGAATTTTCCCTGTAATCTGTGGCGATCTTCCCGAAGGTTTGAAAAATTATTGTAACTGGCCACGGAAACCCTTCCTCGGATATTTTCGTTGTAGATGGATTGTTTTTCAGGATAAGGATCCTTTGGTTGGATTACTTGGGTGGAAATGGAGTCGGTTATGGTGTCTTCGGGAACTATAACAGGTGCTTCTTCAACGGTAATTTTATATAAAACACTATCCTCCACTTTTACTTCACAATTATTTACAATTGAACACACCACCGAAGTAGAAGATTTTTCGGTTACCTGTAAACAGTTTTGGTTATTCAACTGTAGGAATTCCCCAATATTTATTTTCTCGGTAGATTCAAATTTCACATACACATTATTTGATGTGACAAAGCTTACCTTACCCATTAAGGTATTTTTGTCATCTTGAGCCAATAGAGAGGTTGTACTATAAACAAATGTTAATATGATGTACAAAAATTGTTTCATAATATTAATCTGCCGATCCATCTGGATGACAGGCAAAACAGGCATTACTTTCATAGATATAACCATTTACCTCATCATGTTCATCGTCCATTTCGCCTTGGGAATGGCATAGGAAACAAGAAAAGGTAGAATAGTCATTTGGATTGGTATGGCAGTCCACACAACTGTTCCATTCGCCCTCGTGTTTTCCACTATATATAGGGAAATACATATTATCGTGGTCAAAAGTGGCAGGCGTCCACCCAGGATTGGTTGTATGACAAGAGGCACAATCAGTGGGGAAATTTGCCGCTATGTGATTTGGATCGGTTGTTTGGTTATAATCGTCTTCATGACAAGCAAAACAGTCTGTTGGGGTATTGTTATAATTTCCGTTAATATGACAAGCGTTACAATCCTGAATATCATGACCCAACGTTAGTGGAAAGAAATCGTGATTGATAGTCGCAGGTTGCCATCCCGGATTGGTAGTATGGCAAACAACACAGTCTGTCGGGAAATTTGCCGCTATGTGATTTGGATTGGTTGTTTGGTTATAATCGTCGTCATGACAGGCAAAACAATCGGTGGGGGTATTGTTAAAATTGCCGTTTATATGGCATGCATTACAATCTTGCACATCGTGGCCCAACGTTAGGGGGAAGAAATCATGGTTAATTGTTGCCGGCACCCATCCAGGATTGGTGGTATGGCATTCTACACAATCTGTTGAAAATCCGGCGTTTGTGTGATTGGGGTTTGTAGTTTGGGCAAAATCATCGTCGTGGCATGAAAAACAATCTGCCGAAATATTTGAAAAGTTGGTTACGTCATGGCATTGGCTACAATCTTGAATGTCGTGACCCAGGGTAAGCGGAAAAAAATCGTGGATTATACCAGTAGAATCCCACCCTAAACCGAGCGGGTTATGACATTCTATACAGTCCTGTGAAAACCCTGAAAGCGAATGATTGGGGTTTTGGGTCGCCAAATAATCATTCCTATGGCATTCAATACATTCATTGCCAAGCGGATTAAAAATCAAACTACTTTCATTGCTATGGCATTCCACACAGCTTAAATTGGAATGGGAACCAATAAGTGGAAAGCCATTTTCTTCATGAATTTCAGGAATGTTAAAAACCAACCAATTTTCGGAAGTATGGCAACGCACGCAATCATTGCCAACGGATTGGCTGTGCACATCGGTATGACAAGAAATACAATCTGAGGGGGCCTCATTAAAAACCATGGAAGTATGGCAGGATTTGCAGTCGGCAACTTGGTGGGTGCCTTCCAAGTCAAAATTGGTTGTGCTATGGTCAAATTTAATGGTCTGTAAATCTACCGTCCACCCTTCAGGGTTATGGCATTGGGAACAATCTATCTTAAGAGATGTGCCGTGAGGAGACTGTCCCATCACTGGGACTATTATAAATAAAAGGGCGGTTATGAATGACAGTCTTTGCAATCCAATTTATTTAGTTTATATATAACTATAGGCGCCTCTTTTTCATTATGCACCTCATGGCACACTTTACAATCAACTTCTTCATGTTTTCCAGTCAACGGAAAACGGGTTTTATTATGATCAAATTTTTCCGGAAACCAACTGTTGGTTACATGGCATCTGGAACATTCGGTAATTCCGTTAACCGCAAAATTTTCTCCATGAATATTATCATGGCAGGAAGCACAATCTGTATCTAAGGTACTAAAATTCTGAGAAATAACCTCGTTGGATGATGAAATTTCAAAATGACATTTCCTACAGGAGACTTGGTTGTGTTTTCCTGTCAAGGGCCAATTTGTTTTAGAGTGGTCAAAATTTATTAAGTCCCAGGATTCGTTGCCGTGACAGGAAGCACAATCATTTTTTGGCATGTACTTTTCATTCAAAAACCCTTTGTGAATATTGCTATGGCAGTCAATACATTCGTTTCCTAAATTAGTAAAAGTCCATTGGTTCTTGGCTTCATCTACATGGCAGGCAAAGCAGGGGGTAGCCAAATGGGCTCCTTCCAATGGAAAATCAGATTTTTGATGGTCCGAAATGGTAAAGGAGGTGTGCCCAAACCCTTTATCCAGTGTATGGCATTCCTTGCAATCCGGGGAAACACCATTGGCTGCAAATTCCCCCTGGTGGTAATCCTGATGGCAGGTTTTACATTCTGAAAAATTTATGGGGGCAGAAAAACTTTCCACATGGCATTTTCTGCAATCTACTTCAATGTGCTTCCCTTCTAAGGGATAGTCGGTAATAGAGTGATCGAAGAAATCCATATCCTTCATAGCAGTAAAACTTTCTTCTCTGTGGCATTTGGCACAATCCTGTCCGTATTTATTTTCGTGTGGATCCTTATGGCATTGCACACAGTTATTTTCCTCCACAGCACTTTTATCCTGAAATACTTGGGTTGGGCTGCTTGTTTTGGTATGGCAGCTAAAACAATCGACCGTTTTGTGCTTTCCTTTTAAATCAAAACCGGTTCGACTATGGTTAAAATTGCCTTTGCCAATCAAGGTGGTAAAAGAAGTTTCGGTATGGCATTGGGCACAATTTCCGGGCAGCTGATTGTTGTGGGGATCTTTATGGCAAGATTTGCAATCTTCAAAAGGCATGCCGGTAAACTGTTGAAATTCCTTCCCGTTCTTAATTGTTACTTTGTGGCATTCCTTACAATCTACGGTGGTGTGTTTGCCGCGAAGCTTAAAATCTGCCTGATCGTGATCAAACTTTTTTACAGGAGTGAAAGCTTCCATACTGTGGCACTGAAGACAGTTGTTGGGCAATGCCCCTTGGTGGAAATCTTCATGGCAGGAGAGGCATTTATTGTCCAGGCCCAAATAGGTGCCCTTTCTCTTTTTTAATTTTGAATCCGAAATATTCTCTGGTGTGTGGCATTGGCGGCAATCCACCTTATTATGCGCCCCCTCCAATTCATAGCCGGTTTGATTGTGGTTAAAGGTTTTTGTATCAAACCGAATCATTTCAAAATTACGGCCGTGATGTTCACTATGGCATTTTCTGCAGTCCTGGCTTTCCACTTTTGAATTGGCATGAAATCCTTTGTTTTGGTTTATCAGACTTTTGATTTCTGTATGGCAGTCCAAACATTTTTGATTGGTGACTTTGGCGCCAAGTTCATGGCATTGCGTACAATTGCTCATCCCCTCCAGTTTCGAGTGGGCAGTAGATAAATCGCCTGGGGAAATCTGCGATTGAGCCACCGAACAGACAAGAATTGCTATTAAAGAGATTATATGTTTTGAAATTGCTTTCACATAAAAGATTAATATTTTTTCATTATGTAACCGAAACGCTTGGTAATTTGCACCCCGGCTTTTTCCAAAAAGTGCGTTGGAAGCTCGCCACCCGCAAAAATATAAACCAAATCGTTTTCAATTGAAAGGGTGGTCTCATCTTTCAACATTAAAAGTACGTCCTTTTCGTTAATGCTCACTACGTTAGACTCAAGAATAATTTTTATGATTTTATCTTCTTCTGCTTTTAGGATATTTTCTTTGTTCTTGGGTTTTAACCGGGAAAATTTCTCACTTCTGTACGATAAAACTACTTTGTTATTTTCACTCAATAACAAAGCAGCCTCTATTGCCGAATCGCCCCCACCCACAACCATTATCTTTTTCCCCGAAATGGCTTCAGGCTCAAGCAAACGGTAGGCGACCTTTTGAGAGTCTTCTCCGGGCACGCCAAGTTTTCTCGGACTTCCACGGCGCCCAATTGATAGTAGAACATGATTGGCCACATATTCCCTACCTGTATTGGTTACAATTTTAAAGGTTTCATCTTTTTGGGGATTTATATTTTCAACCTTGGTGTTTTCAATTATTTGCA
The Aequorivita iocasae genome window above contains:
- a CDS encoding LLM class flavin-dependent oxidoreductase, which gives rise to MNKEENLKHTPFSILDLVPVMQGSTHKVAMENSLALAQHAEDFGYKRFWISEHHNAESLVSSATSLLIGYVAQGTKSIRVGSGGVMLPNHAPLVIAEQFGTLATLYPNRIDLGLGRAPGTDQLTARALRRDRQETVNDFPQDVQELERYFSKNINKNAVRAIPGEGLEVPLYLLGSSTYSAQLAGSLGLPYAFASHFAPTHLHDALLLYHSNFEASKQLIKPYAMACVNIVVADTDEEAEYLATSMKLFMLNVIRNTRQPLPPPVKSMDGLWNSMEEAHISHMMQYTFIGSKETVQKKILAFLTETSVNEIIAVAHIYDQIARLRSFELLSQINANIGS
- a CDS encoding GW dipeptide domain-containing protein is translated as MKFYKALSLGIIAMFFAACNNGPKVITSTETSSQKYDSGIFSEEGNATVENPQKSGGFTENLHTVVISKILPTEKYIYLNVTEGGKQYWIATGKQQVNVGETYFYRDGLLKTNFESKEYNRVFDTIYLVSKFVPKEHGGNTGNLTTDFTEGFFTKTEESQKETIATHTEDIKQHKGSIKISELVANPSAYQGKTVQITGKVVKVNPNIMERNWLHLQDGSKNDFDLVVTSSTFVPEGKTITVRAEVGLNRDFGAGYRYNLILEKGVILDQ
- a CDS encoding MBL fold metallo-hydrolase, which gives rise to MIYSPLGKSPSGRRLQRIQNSPNYGNGAFQNIHETPQLAKGYNFGKVMFDFLFRKPKGLKPPKPITFLKTDLQALPVETDLLVWFGHSSYYLQFSGKRFLVDPVFSNSASPIPQTNKPFKGSNHYAVEDLPNIDYLLISHDHYDHLDYKTIKRLKPKVKQIITGLGVGSHFEAWGYPAESVVELDWNETLELENDITLNTTSARHFSGRGFKRNNTLWLSFILQTENYNLFLGGDSGYDTHFKEIGNKFGPFDLAILENGQYNLAWHYIHMLPEEVLQAAQDLRAKQLFPVHSAKFALALHAWDEPLNKIYELNKSINFPLVTPCIGEPVQLDHFPQQFSQWWKDI
- a CDS encoding NADH:flavin oxidoreductase/NADH oxidase codes for the protein MSLLFSPLKIKSTTFKNRMVVSPMCMYSSADGFANNFHLVHLGSRAVGGMGLIIQEATAVSPEGRITHGDMGIWKDEHIVMQKQIVDFVHSQDALIGIQLAHAGRKASYQLPKDGARKIAPELENGWQTVSSSALPFREGEPAPLAMDLSAIEKVKNDYAIATRRAQEAGYDVVEIHAAHGYLFHQYYSPLANERTDEYGGSFENRIRFLLEVTEIVRNEWPVEKPLFVRISATDWTEGGWTIEDSVKLSVELKKLGVDLIDTSSGGNVPKATIPSEPSYQVPFAAQIKKEANILTGAVGQITTAAQSEAILKEGKADLILYARESLRQPYFSLHAARELGVDVNWPLQYQRAKI
- a CDS encoding HAD family hydrolase, whose amino-acid sequence is MLKAVLFDMDGVIVDTEPLHRKAYFKMFEDMKIDVSQAMYDSFTGKATLPICRTLCEHFSLSESPEHLVATKRKHFKYLFENDSDLALLDGVHHLIKDYYSNGLTLVLASSASMPNINRIFERFDLDKYFKAKISGADLKASKPHPEIFIKAAELAEEHTDHCMVIEDSTNGIAAAKAANIYCVGFKSPHSVNQDYSKADRVITSFSDILFSKLKVTL
- the ccsA gene encoding cytochrome c biogenesis protein encodes the protein MSPKRILLKFFSTRAAGVYFILFAATIAIATFIENDFGTSAAQKVIFKSWWFELLLLLFGLTILVNIFKFRMVQQRKWAVLMFHASIIIILIGAGVTRYFGFEGVMHIRENETANTFLSSDTYLKFEVQKNGITYNFDEPVLFASLGNNHFKESYLIEDDLITVEVKEFIPNPQQQMEPSSLEGKPIIKLVIAGANGREEYYLEKDQTRRIGALLYNFSDQPQTGAINIKYENNEIFLLTNRILTQTVMATQQKDTLVPSGEYKPLVLRALYSDGVNNFVFPEFNPSAKTFIKSSDAKVKNESNTAVVMDITVNGESKETYLYGNKGFPGNPSNLSFKDLNISVSYGSKEIKVPFSVKLNDFIIDKYPGTNSASSYASEVTVLDPEENVNMDYRIYMNNILDYGGYRFFQSSFDRDEKGTYLSVNSDWWGTIISYIGYALLTLGMILTLFSKNTRFYSLIQKIKALRAKSGTFSVLMALFFCSVINAQNDAHIKNAISKEHAEAFSTVVVQDFKGRMKPMHTLSREILRKISRKESWDGLNADQVLLSMFINKQDWYGVPLVKLGKHEDIQKLLGVNGEYASYKDFFDAEGKYKLQEEVRRIYGLEPIDRGVYAKEMLKIDERLNILSMVFSGSLLKIIPRPNDPNNTWEGYSSHNHDDGHNHSTIANNFFNSYGSELQKATKTKDYSHAGHLLAELKGYQIAKGGAVMPSESKIHTEILLNKMDVFTRLAGLYMLLGVALLFFLFVSVFKPGWHLKKVYYILFSFVAIGFVLHTIGLGMRWYVSGRAPWSNGYESMIYIAWTTTLAGILFTRKSFGGLAATMVLAGTILFVATLSFLDPEITPLVPVLKSYWLTIHVSLEAGSYGFLMLGAIIGLINLILMIFISDKNKGRVKRIIQEMSYISELTLIGGLFMVSIGTYLGGVWANESWGRYWGWDAKETWALVTVLVYAFILHMRLIPKLRGLFAYNVATIFGLASVIMTYYGVNYYLSGLHSYATGDPVPIPNWVYIAVACIIIISVLAYLRKRKFEILS